In the genome of Bacillus thuringiensis, the window TGCTTTTTGTAATTGTAACTCTTCACGTTCCATTATTTTTCTTAATACAATTGTTTGTGTCATTGTAAATAAGTTACCTGTTATCCAGTACAACACAAGTCCTGATGGCGCCGCAAACCCCATAAATAGAATCATTGCCGGCATCATAATTTGCTGCATCTTTAACATCTGTACTTGTTCTCCAGGTGTAATATTCGATTGGAAAACTTTCATTTGAATAAATGTCGTTAACGCTGCAATAATCGGTAATATATGATATGGATCTGCATGTCCTAGGTTCACCCATAAAAACGAAGATGTGCGAATCTCTTCCGTTCTGCTAATCGCATAATACAAAGCAGAGAAAATCGGCATTTGTATAAAAATTGGCCAGCAACCAGCAAGTGGATTCCAACCGCCTGATTTCATTAGTTCTGACATTTCTTTTTGATACTGCTTTTGTTTTTCAAGGTCTTTGCTTACATCACCGTATTTTTTCTTTAGCTTCTGCAATTCAGGTTGCATTTTCTTCATTTTCGCTTGGCTGCGATATTGCGAAACAGCTAATGGAATCGTTGCTGAACGAATAACGAGCGTCATAATAATGATAGCAATCCCAAAGCTAGCTCCAGGTATATGATGAGCGACAAATTGAATCATATACGAGATTGGATATACAAAATAATGATCCCAAATCCCAGTACTATGTGCATCAATTGGGGCTGCATTACTGCAACCAGATAAAACAAAAACAAGTAATAATGATAAACTAACGAGCACAGCTCGGTATGATTTTAACATGTTCATTCCTCCAATGTTTCGTAATTATTTAGCGAAACATTGGTGTATACGGACCGACCTCGTCATTCTCTTCACTTGATTCTTGTCTGCGTACAGAACGAATCATTCCATATTTATAAAAAATAGAAAATAGCGGTACATTTCCCGCACTATCTTCACATGTATCAACTAGCGCAAAAGCTCTTTGTCTACCGCTTGATGCTTGTTGACGCACAAAGCGAGAAACATTAGCAAGGAAGAAAACTTCTAATAAACAAAGTGCCGTCGTTACAAACGATATATATAGAATTGCATCCTGCAATAAAAATTCCATCGCTTCACATCCTTAATAAGGTCATTTTAGCACATCGGGCAAACATTCTCTATTTCCTTTTATTTTCAAAAAAAGTATTTTGCATATTTTCTCAAGAAAACAATAATTAAGAAACGTTGTATTCGCTTTCTTTAGTATATTCACACACATCAATGAATAGGCTTGATTTATTAGAAATTTATAAAATTTTTGCATTATAATAAAACTATTGCCAGTTTTTGAAAAAACCTTTATTCTCTTCTTGTAATCAAAAATGAATATGGAGATGAAACATACTATGGGTCAACTAGGAGACGCCGATTACGTTCCCGACACCGCCTTTTTATCCTTCCCAGCAGCTAAAACATTTCACTTAGAATTTATGATACAGTTGGTTGTTATTTTTATAGCTTCTATTTTGTATGCAATTTCTATGAATATGTTTTTTATCCCGCATAACATGATTAGCGGTGGATTCGCTGGTGTAGGGATGATTATCGGTTATTTAATGCACTACAATATCGGTGCACTTATCTTTTTACTAAACATTCCTCTTCTTATTTTAAGTCACTTTTACTTAGGCAAGAAGACAACCTTTTTAACAGCTTACTTTGTAGCTGTATCATCGTTAGCGATGAACATTATCCCTGTACACCAGGTTTCAGACGATATTTTACTATCTTCTGTATTCGGTGGTGTAATCTGCGGAGCAGCTTCCGGAATCATATTCCGATTTGCTTCTTCAACAGGTGGCTTTGATGTTGTTGGATTGATTGTAGCGAAACATCGAGATATTTCAATTGGAGCAATCATCTTTGTATTCAACTTAATCTTACTTGTTGCAGCAGGTTTTATTTTCGGATGGGATATTACACTTTATACGTTAATTAGCCGGTTTGTAGTCAGCAAAGTTATCGATGCTGTGCACACGAAACATATTAAATTAACGATAATGACAGTTACAGAAAAAGGTGAGGAAATAAAAAGCGCACTACTACATCACGGCATACGCGGGGTGACAATGGTAGACGCTGTCGGCGGCTATACAAACCATAAGAAAAAAATGATTTACACTGTCGTGACTCGCTATGAGTTAGGCGAAATGAAACGTATTATCCGCCAAGTGGATAACAAAGCATTTATGAACATTACTGAAACAGTTGAAATTGTCG includes:
- the yidC gene encoding membrane protein insertase YidC, whose protein sequence is MLKSYRAVLVSLSLLLVFVLSGCSNAAPIDAHSTGIWDHYFVYPISYMIQFVAHHIPGASFGIAIIIMTLVIRSATIPLAVSQYRSQAKMKKMQPELQKLKKKYGDVSKDLEKQKQYQKEMSELMKSGGWNPLAGCWPIFIQMPIFSALYYAISRTEEIRTSSFLWVNLGHADPYHILPIIAALTTFIQMKVFQSNITPGEQVQMLKMQQIMMPAMILFMGFAAPSGLVLYWITGNLFTMTQTIVLRKIMEREELQLQKA
- a CDS encoding YitT family protein, producing MGQLGDADYVPDTAFLSFPAAKTFHLEFMIQLVVIFIASILYAISMNMFFIPHNMISGGFAGVGMIIGYLMHYNIGALIFLLNIPLLILSHFYLGKKTTFLTAYFVAVSSLAMNIIPVHQVSDDILLSSVFGGVICGAASGIIFRFASSTGGFDVVGLIVAKHRDISIGAIIFVFNLILLVAAGFIFGWDITLYTLISRFVVSKVIDAVHTKHIKLTIMTVTEKGEEIKSALLHHGIRGVTMVDAVGGYTNHKKKMIYTVVTRYELGEMKRIIRQVDNKAFMNITETVEIVGRFKRI